The genomic DNA AAGTATGTTGTTAGGTTATTTCCGTGTGTGGCTTTTTTTATTAATGTTGGCGAAAGAAAAAGGGCGAATAGATTGTGGGCAAATGCGACTCAAGCAGGAAGGTTGCAACATTCACCGCTAATTGGGGATGATGGAGCTGTAAAAGAGGTCATGCCACAAAACTTTGTTTTGTCATCACAATCTAACTTCACCTGCCACACAAATTGACGGTTGAGGGGCAAAGGATGACGCAATGCGAGTAGCCCAACTGCCAATTAACGAGGACCATTTAGACTTTTgtcaaactaaaaattctaatatttttatttttgaatcctaaagaatttttatttaaaatatgaaaaaattaaaaattaaaagttttaaaaatttttatgtaCTAAAGGTgagaactaaattgataaaaagaaactataaatattaagagttagaaaatttattttaactttcACActgttaattttaataataaaatttaatagaggactaattttttttaaaaaataaggattgtttctcaaaattaaaatataaaattaaattttaaattaaaagatttaacttctgaaaattaaatttaaattttagtgtgGTTATGTTACTCTCCGTACATACTTTTCATTGGTAAGTAGGAAGAAACCAAAATCCAAATATTTAATTAGCAATATTAGGTGGACAACATCTCACCAAAAAAGATGGACTAACCACCCAAACAACCACTTATTTATAGTAAGGAAAACCCTAAAAGGCTTACAACTAGTTCGATTCAATATCATTAATCATCAACAAATTAGTAACAACCAtctcaattttaaatttaattttttttacttgacCAAAAATACTGTATATATTTAAGGCTTAATATTTGATACCGTTACAAATTTgtctttaattattaattttctaTACCTTACGTAGCggtataaatatttttttgtatACTCAAATTTAAGGTTTAGACtctataatttaacataattttatttctctacttttataatattattaattagttttaatAATTAACACTATTAACGATTCGATTAAAATGTTGATGTGGATGCTTCTTTTAAAACGTCATTTCTAACTCATCATTATTGTGTGTGTGTTTAAATAAGATGTTTCTTAAAGAAATCATATCCACATTTTAATTAGAATAACTAACGTTGTTAAATTTTTAAGccgataaataatattataaaaataaagagactaaattatattaaattaatatatatatatataaattaaattttaaatctaaacataataaaaaatgataaaagttaGGGAAAAGAGTTGGAAAAGCATATTATTGATGTTGTGACATTTTGTCTACACAAAGTTAATATCAGCATTGAGGGGCAAATGAAATGTGAGAACCTTTTCAATAGCACCAAAATTAAAGCAAAGTAagcataaataatttatattaaatgaGCACTTTGTTTCATGTACAACTCCAAATGGTATATTCCTTGGGAACATCAATGCATTGGATGTGGAGTCTGGACCCCTTTAGATGATTGGCAGTTTAGTTAAAGTGACTTGCAATGCAAGGGACATATATTACAGTTAGTTAATTAGGTGTAACAAGAGCAGGCTTAATTTGAGCTATAAACAAGACGtaccattaaaataatatatatatatataatatatagtcCATGACTTTTGGCTGCTTCCAAACCCTAGATAGCCAATGGTTTCCACGTTGATGTATTTataccccccccccaaaaaaaagtaTAGCATCGGAATGTTGTAAATTTACGGCATCCACCAATCATACTAAAGCCTAATTTTATGAAATAGAAGATGCCCCATCTCTCACTTTTCGTGAATGAAAGGCAACCATGAACAGTACAGTGACCCCTTGATCATGTGGATCTTCAAAATTATAACTCCTtgagtaaaaaagaaaaaaaaaattcaaaaaataattcaCATTGGTTCAGGATTTTCCTTGTTTAGTAATGGCAATCTACCAAAGCTGGTGTGGAGAAGACAATAGCTTGTTGGGGTGTTCCAAATTCGAACATGGAATCTCTAACATCATCTTCAGGTGCAGGAAGATTAAGATCCAAAGGCGTAATATTCCTAGGCTTGATGTCATCATCGCCATTCATGGCATCTTGGTTGCTTGCAGCAGCTGCTGATGCTGTCCTATGTCTTCTCATGTGACCTCCGAGGGCTTGACCGGACGTGAATTCCGAGCCACAGATTGAGCACTCGTGAATTTTATTACCCTTTTTGTTGCTTACTCGTAAAGCAATGACTGCATCATTAACTGCCAAAACTAGTGGTCTTTTCTGCTCTGCAATGGCGCCTTTAGGCTTCTTGTGGCTTGCCATATGGCCTCCTAGTGCTTGGAACGAAGGGAAAGACCGGTTACAAGTTTTACACTCGTGGACATAAAGCTCACCCTTGTTTGTCTTAGTAGCTATCTTGAATTTCGCTTCAACAGTACTCCTTTTGGGACCTTCACTTTGTGCCAACATGATTAGGCAATTAGCCATCTCCTCTTCTTCCTCGGTGCTCTCGTAAATCTCATCGGATGTCATCGGAGAAGAAATCGAGTTATATTCCTCCACCACTCCATCACCACCATTTGATGAGCTCGAAGTCACCGGGACACCAAACAGGGTTGGCGATCTTTGGCGCTTGGTACGCTTGCCTTTCATGATCAAGGCTTCTTGATGATGATGATCAGACCCCACAAATACAGCTTGAGCTTGCATATCAACCCCTTCCCCTAAACCAAAAGCCAGTCAAAAATAGTATGAAAGACTTAGAAAAGACATAAGATTGTACTCAACAAACAAGCAAGTAGTGTGACCTAACCAAAAGAAAATGAGTAACAGCTAGAAAGAGCAAAAAATGATCACGGAGGAAGCATAGATGGAGAAACGGGGTTCTTATATATAGCGAATGACAAGAAGGGTGACAGTTATTTTTGGAGTCAAAACTCAGAAAAGCCGCCCATGAATAGTATAACTATTGTTGCTTATAAAACACccacttcttttttcttttcatttccaACTTTTAAAGCTACTAGTAGAACGAAAAGTTTTTACTTTCATCATCAAAATTACTTCCCTTAATTCCTTGTGTGCGTGATTTAGGGGTTTTTTAGTAGTAAGAGTTACTCGACACAgagatttattattatttatttattgttggtATAATTATGTATTTCTCTAATTACAAAGAAATGGAGTGAATATTTGGTCTAGAATTAGGATAATTATTTAAGACAATCAAATAAACTATGTATTTAGGATTGGTTAACAAGCATCTTAGGGAGATGATAGGACTACAATAAGTGTAGGTAAAGATATGAGTTGAGCATTAGGTGGAAAAGATAGGGTGGCGAAAAGGGGCAAAAATGGGAGTTAGGACAGTTCAATTGAGTTGTTCTTAACGTCAAGAGAGAGTTTCAGAGTTCACACCCACCCACCCAAGTCACTccatatataataacaatatttattattaaattaaagcaAAAGGAATGAGGAAGTGCACGTTAAAAAGCATGGGATGCTACCTTCATTCACTCCATGTGTTCTTAAAGCAAAATACCACACTCCAATCAATTTGAGTTCCCTCATAGATTCTGGTTACTTTCACGCCAGCTCCCCCCTTTCTCTTTTGTCATCATAATTTGATCAAATCAAGtatggtattttttttttttgggggggggggggtctCGCATTGAGATGCCATCATAGAATCAACTGATTAAGTGATACTACAAAAAGGGTTCTTGAATGAAAAGCTGACAAGTCTATAATCTTGTTATGCATGCTAAACGATTAAAATATCAACTCCATTATGCTTAAGTTCCAAGTTCTTAGTTTCCCAAACTAGCCATTTCACTGTAGCAATTTAGGATTGGCTTTCCCCGAGCCATAAAAAAGAGCCAACAACAACAGCAGTTGAGATCAAAGTGGCATGCATGACAGGTTTTGGCAAATCTAAGAAAGATTCTGAAATAACAATGTTAAAAGCAGTAGTTTATTTTATCGACAAATACGCAGCAAAGTTCATTGTTTCCAACGAAGCTCCTTCTGAAGGGTTCATGCATCACCCAACAGATTCGTTTTTTTGATTAATTGGTGTGGTAAAGGATTTGTGATCCatgattttaacaaaaattaataTTAGTCAACATATTGAATAAATAATAAGATATATTGCGATATTAAACTaggtaaaaaaattaattcaagaTTTAAACACTTTCTATCTCAATTGAATATTATATGTcccattttattaaaaaaagttgTATAAAAAAATGAAGGTTCAATGTACAGGCAATCAATCAATAAATAAATGATGTTAGTTTGTGGGAGGTAAGAACATGGCACAGCCGCATTTCTTTGCCGTTTCCTGCCGTTGTTGAACTCTTACCACGAAAGCAGGCTGTGAGAGGTAGCAAAGCAAGTCGGTGGTGAAACCAATTAAACTATTTATTTTCATCTGATGAATTTGTTTAgttcaaatgaataaattattaaaaaatttaaaaatatttttaaaaaatcaatttaattgttccGACTAATCGATTTGAACATATTCACAAATCAACCAGTCCAATCCTTTATTTAGAACCGATACCATGACCAATTCTTCCTCCAGCCAATCCAATCTCGCTAGTCAGCATtgcaaacctttttttttttctcattatgAGAGGTAGGGGGTGGAGTTGCTAGAGATTCTAATCCCCCTTCCTGAAGTCTAATATTATATAAGATAACTAATGATTATaatttttgtgcaattttatactTCCACCCAGCACTGGTAGGGATTGAGAGTTTGGTCGGCCAAATTACAGATCTCAACAACCAGGAGAAGCAGAGATATAACTGACTACAAGAAGGCATCATAATTTCCTGATGACCAGCAGCACCATAAAATTTCATAAGCTCAAAAAGGCAAGTTTTACAGTCTACAGGTTCACAAGCCATGTGCTAATTTTTTATTGGGTTGAGAATAATGACATAACAAAGGTCTACAAATGTTATTCGACTAAATACTTGTCTGCACAATCTCATATAACACGCTATCAACATTGAAAGCAACATCACATGCGGCTCTATAAAAGAAGCTGCCAAATCCAACCAACAAATAGCACAACACCAAACTGGTTTCATCGATAAGATTTATACCGGAGTCAAGCCAACAACACCTGCACAGACATTATCAGAAGAAGATGAGAGGAAGTTACAAATTCAGTATAATGTTTGATGTAGACTAGCTTTGATATGAATAATATGTTTATGTGGGAAAGAACATTCGCATAGACATCAAAGATCTGTGACTAAAGATAACTTAGTCCGTCTCAAACGGAACAGCAGAATTGACAAAACTATGTCCAACAAAAAGAAGATAGATACGTACACCACCATGATCATTGCCAAGCCATAGTCAATGCACAAGTATTTCAAACAGTTCAAGGGTCCATCTGAGATGGATTATCAGTCCTAAGAGGCTGCAAATATATCGAAACCTTAAACCTATCTGTCCCTGTCCTACCCATGGCCTTTTAAATCCCCTCCCTCCAAACATATAtacaaatgaataaatagaattGCATCAAGCTGAAGGATCTAATACACTACAGATTTAATTTTGTGAGGTCTCGAGAAAAGTTTGAATCAAACACCGAATCATCCCCGCAAGCAAATTCAAGGCTTGAGCTGAGCCAATGAAGTGaacaaaaaacaaacaaacaaactgaAGGCTATAGAAAAATGGTACAACAAGCTGCAGCATTCTTCAAGTTACTAATGTGCTTTTTGCTTAACTATAATAATCAAGCTAAAGATGATTCTGCTCAAAACATAGATGCAAGAAAAGGATGAGTCTGGAAAATGTAATGAATTTCATGTCTGTTCTGGAAACATATAAGCATGTAGATAAAAGTACACATGTACATACCACATGCCAATCTTCCGCCAGCATTCCCAGTGGTTAGACTAAGTTCATGTCCACCTGCAAATGCATGACCAaacaaaaatataagaaaaataaaactaaGAACTAAATAGCCACTACACGTCACTCTTCCCTCTGCAACTTTTGAGGGAAGTTTCCTACTAAAGCAACTGCTAGAATTGCAAGCCAAATAATTACCCTTTCCAAGATCATCCTCAAGCTCATGAACCACAAATGCTCTTCCAACAACCGCATTGGGGCCACTTAGTGGTATCTGCACAAGAGAGTCATAGTTTAGCAACTGAGAAAGTATACTGGATCACATTGAAAAGGGAAATTATTCATGCAGACACATAAGAGAAAATGAATGCACAGAGATTTGCACAGAAAGAAACACGAGTTATTGAACATCACCTGATTGTCCACAATTGTTGCCTCTGCCACTCCTGCATTACCAAACATAGGCAATGAATAAAGTTAATTGGTGCATAGACAAAtttaaaataggaaaaaaaaaattaagaatgtATCACCATCAGCATTAGCAATTATGTTTCCCAGGTCACCCGCATGGCGTACTTCATCCTCAGGAGCACCATGTGTCATATTGTTAGGATTGAAATGTGCTCctgtcatttaaaaattttaaaataaagaacTTATACATACATGAACTAAAACGCAATAAGAACGCACGTCATTTGATTCAAACGCACTAAGTTATACCTGTAGACATGCACCCATTCGTTGTGTCACCATACTCATGCTACACAAGAAACGAAAAGGAAGATTAAAATCATATTGTTCGGAGAACTTTTATGCGCTCAAATCCACTAACAACAAGCAGCTAAGCCGAAAACACTCACTAGGTGGAAGCCATGAGGCCCAGGAGTAAGACCAGTAATTCGAACATTCACAGTTGTAGGACCTATTCATCCACAGAACAAATAAGCATTCCCAGATGATACAAAATTTGATTGCCAAAAAGATAAGAGAACTACAAGCTAACATTTTTTCATTTAGTTTCCATGTTAAACAGCAAAGAAAGAACATGTTAAGTACAGTTCCACAATGACTTTATTTCCTTAAATATGTTCTGGgcatcaaaattcaaa from Gossypium arboreum isolate Shixiya-1 chromosome 9, ASM2569848v2, whole genome shotgun sequence includes the following:
- the LOC108452193 gene encoding zinc finger protein ZAT5-like; this translates as MQAQAVFVGSDHHHQEALIMKGKRTKRQRSPTLFGVPVTSSSSNGGDGVVEEYNSISSPMTSDEIYESTEEEEEMANCLIMLAQSEGPKRSTVEAKFKIATKTNKGELYVHECKTCNRSFPSFQALGGHMASHKKPKGAIAEQKRPLVLAVNDAVIALRVSNKKGNKIHECSICGSEFTSGQALGGHMRRHRTASAAAASNQDAMNGDDDIKPRNITPLDLNLPAPEDDVRDSMFEFGTPQQAIVFSTPALVDCHY
- the LOC108453843 gene encoding superoxide dismutase [Cu-Zn], chloroplastic (The RefSeq protein has 3 frameshifts compared to this genomic sequence) codes for the protein MAAPYFSRTTPSHLALSFPSSTNPSNPPVLFSSFRGVSLKLPRQSLSLAATIPKKAFSVFAVTKKAVAVLKGNSEVEGVVTLTQENDGPTTVNVRITGLTPGPHGFHLHEYGDTTNGCMSTGAHFNPNNMTHGAPEDEVRHAGDLGNIIANADGVAEATIVDNQIPLSGPNAVVGRAFVVHELEDDLGKGGHELSLTTGNAGGRLACGVVGLTPV